The following proteins are co-located in the Ascochyta rabiei chromosome 8, complete sequence genome:
- a CDS encoding Glucose-fructose oxidoreductase, which produces MATGIALVGSGIFAKEEHLPAIQATQLLSLKAVYSRSLRSAKSLSEHLSDVDLYSEDSEGKTYDDLLKRDDIRGVIIALPILAQPEYIKKALAAGKHVLAEKPIAKDVQTAKELIAWTSDSANTNATYSVAENFRYQDSFLYASEQLASLGRVLTFRSRVSLFVAPGGKYFETPWRKVPEYQGGFLLDGGVHFVAGTRLLLEGGGEKVKKLSAFTAQLQEHLPPVDTLHATLQLGSGASGTLSVSFGTTDSGSEYLVASEKGTVTVTRGRVVVRRDGKDEAKEFPEEGSGVKQEVKAWAEGLTQGKPNARQSPEEALADLHILEAALRSGEQGGKPIEV; this is translated from the exons ATGGCTACCGGTATTGCTTTAGTAGGCAGCGGCATCTTCGCCAAAGAAGAACATCTACCTGCCATTCAAGCAACACAGCTCCTCAGCCTGAAAGCAGTCTATTCTCGCTCTCTCAGGTCCGCAAAGTCGCTGTCTGAACATCTCTCAGACGTCGATCTGTACAGCGAAGACTCGGAAGGCAAGACATATGACGACCTGCTGAAGCGAGACGACATCAGAGGCGTAATTATTGC CCTCCCCATCCTCGCTCAGCCAGAATACATCAAGAAAGCTCTTGCAGCAGGCAAGCACGTGCTTGCGGAAAAGCCAATCGCGAAAGATGTTCAGACTGCGAAAGAGCTGATCGCCTGGACGTCGGATTCCGCCAACACAAATGCCACGTACTCTGTCGCCGAGAACTTCCGCTACCAGGACTCGTTTCTCTATGCCAGTGAGCAGCTCGCCTCGCTGGGCCGTGTCCTAACCTTCCGCTCGCGTGTCAGCCTCTTCGTTGCACCGGGCGGCAAGTACTTCGAGACGCCGTGGAGGAAAGTGCCAGAGTACCAGGGTGGGTTCCTATTGGATGGTGGTGTGCACTTTGTTGCTGGGACCAGGCTGCTTCTTGAGGGTGGAGGCGAGAAAGTGAAGAAGCTCAGTGCATTCACAGCGCAACTGCAAGAACACCTACCCCCCGTCGACACTCTGCACGCCACCCTCCAGCTCGGCTCCGGAGCGTCGGGTACACTGAGCGTGTCCTTTGGAACGACGGACAGCGGCAGCGAGTACCTGGTTGCGAGCGAGAAGGGAACTGTCACTGTGACGCGGGGCAGGGTCGTAGTCCGCCGAGACGGCAAGGACGAAGCCAAGGAGTTCCCCGAGGAGGGAAGCGGCGTGAAGCAGGAAGTCAAGGCGTGGGCTGAGGGTCTCACACAAGGGAAACCAAACGCGAGGCAGAGCCCCGAGGAGGCGCTCGCTGATCTCCACATCTTGGAGGCGGCATTGAGGAGTGGCGAGCAGGGTGGCAAGCCGATCGAGGTGTAG